The sequence below is a genomic window from Methylocystis sp. IM3.
ACGCGAATGCATGGCTGGAGCAGACGCGGCGTGCTGCGCGTCGCCAAAGCGCCACAAGGACATTGGAAGACGATGACCTTCCTAGCTGCCTTGCGATACGACGAAATCACCGCGCCCCTCGTGCTCGACGGGCCTATCAACGGCGAGAGCTTCCTCGCTTACGTCGAGCAGGTCCTCGCGCCTACCCTGAAGCGGGGCAACATCGTCGTCATGGACAATCTCGGCTCCCATAAGGGCGCGGCGATCGACAAAGCCATTCGCGCCAAGGACGCACTGCGCCACTTCCCGCCACAATATTTCCCAGACCTCAATCCGATCGAGCAGGTCTTCGAGAAGCTCAAAAAGCTGTTGCGAAAAGCCGATAAGCGAACGCCAGAAGGCGTTTGGCGAACGATCGGCTCTTTGCTCGATCGCTTCCCCAGCACCTTCACGCCCGACGAAACGACATTGCCAAGAACGCGTTCGGCGAAAAAGGCGGTCTTGCCGAAAAGGCCAAAGGGGATGAGGCCGAAGCCAGCCAGGGTCGTCAGCTTGAATTCGATCGCCGTGACGAAGAGTTGGATCGCCAGAATGAAGAAGCTCAGGAGGACGATGAGCGAGGCGATGAGGAGAATAGCGATCTGGATTGCGTTTTCGAAGAACGAGATATAGCCGAGAAGCTGCGAGAGAGAGTCGAGCAGCGGGCGTCCGGCGTCGATCCGGACCTGGGCGACGCGGCCGGGCCGCAGAACGTCGGTGGCGGAAAGCCCGGCACCGACGGCCTTGAGCCCAAGCTCGGAAAAGCTTTCGAAGACGATACGGGCGAGGTTGTTCCAGTTGCCGATGAGATAAGCGAAGACACCGACAAAGAGTGGTTTTCTTCACAAGGCGGGCAATGATGTCTTCGCCTCGCCCATGCTCGAGAAGAGCGCGACGAGGGTGACGTCGATCGACGCCAGGGTCGTCGCCAGAAACCCAATTTCGCCGCCGAGCAGGCCGAAGTCCGAGTCGATATAGCGGGTGAAAGTTTCGAGGACGCGATCGATGACGCCGGTTCCACCCATGGCGTTACTCGCTCTTTCGCGCAGGCTTCGGGGACGCGGCGTCGGCGGGCGAGCGATGCGAGGGAAACATGTCAATGAGATGCGTCCTCTCACTCTAATTGGGGGCGCTGCGGGATCGAACCCTATCAGATAAATTACGTCGAATTCGCCCTCATTTTGTCGTGGTCAGAATATACCACTTTAGATGCGCGTGATTGTTGGCTCAATTTCTACTGAGCAGTTGAGCGACCGGGCAATGAAACACATCTCGTGCGCCTTTTTATGAAGCTCCTCCGCCGCTTCGACGTTCGAGTTCTTAGCCAGCTCGATGACGGGGCGCAAAACGATGGCGGTAAAATACCCCGAACCGGCAGGTTCCTCGAGCATCAGGCCCTCAGCGTGATCATCGTAGGAAATGACGACAATGCCGGCCCGGGAGCAAAGGGAAAGATACCAAAGCTTGTGGCAGGTCGAAACCGAGGCGACAAGCAGCTCCTCAGGATTCCATTTTGTTGGATCGCCACGAAAAACTGGATCCGATGATCCAAGAATGACTGGCTTGCCCCCCGCCAAAATTTCATGGTCCCTACTGTAACCATGATAATTCGCGGTGCCCGATCCAGTATTGCCTGTCCAGGTTACGCGGACATGATACCGATGCTGCTTGGTCACGAGATGATTCCCGTAGGCGGTTTGTCTGGCTCAGCGCTCCCTCGGAATGGCCCAACAGCTCGAAAAATGGGTCATTCCGATTCGCGGATAGTAGCCCTCGGCGAGTGGCGCAGCGACAAGGATCAGAGTCGTCGCCTCGCCGGCGGCGACGCGAGTTTCTGCGATCAAACGCTTTCCGATCCCCTGGCGTTGGTAATCCTGATGCACGGCAAGGTCGGAAAGATAGCAGCAATAGGCGAAATCGGTAATCGCGCGGGAGACGCCCACAATGCGTCCGGCATCCCTCGCCACCATGACGATGTCGGCGTTGCGCAGCATTCTGTCGAGCCGAGTAAGATCGTCGGCTGGGCGTCGCGCTGACAGCGTCGAAGCGTCGAGGATATTCTGGAACTGGGCGGCAGTCAGGTCAGGTTCGTGGGCGTAAGAAATTTGAGCGCTCAACTTTTGTCGCCCTTCATCGCTCGCACGCAAAAGCAGTCGTCGCCGTCGACGATGCGCACGTCGGTAAAGCCCGCTTTCCCGAAACGTTCGACGAGACCATCCTTTGGCTGACCCGAATGGCGAGTGAAAGCGAAGGCGATGGTCCCGCCGTCTTTCAGGACGCGCCTCGCCTCCCGGAGGCCCGCCGCGGGGTCGGTCCAGACTTGGAGAGAATTTACCGAAAACGCTTTGTCGAAGGCGCCGTCGAGGAAGGGGAGATGTTCCGCCGATCCGAGCCGGAGCTCCAACAGGCCGTCATCGATCACCCCACGGTTGCGCGCTGTCGCCTGCCGGAACATTTCCTCGGAAACGTCGACGCCCGAGAATTTTGCCCTGGGTGCCTCGCGCGCGAGGAACTCGAGACCGACGCCAGGACCGAAGCCGATTTCCAGCACGCGGTCTCCCGGTTTGACCGCCAGGAACTTGATCACCCAGGCGACGCTCGCGCGATTCGTGCGGGCCATGATTGGTCCGCCCAGTTTACCCAGCAGGCCCCTCGGGCGCCCAAAGCTGTCGCGCAGCAAATTCTCAAACGACAGACTCATAACTGTAGATCCTCCGTCAGGCGGGTGAGCGATCTTTCGAAAGCAAATGTTCGCTTAAGAGGGAGCGTAAAAAATTGACATGGTCGGCGAAAGCGCGTTTCCCCGAATTGGTCGCTCTTACGCGGGTTTGCGGCTTTTTCCCGACGAATTGCTTGTCGATCGTCACATATCCAGCTCGGGCGAGCGTCTCGAGATGGGCGCCCAGATTTCCGTCCGTCGCATCGACGATCGCCCTCAGGCGCGTGAACTCGATCCATTCGCGGGCTTCCAGCACGTTGAGCGCCGCCATGATGCGTAGACGTGTGGATTGGTGAACGACTTCGTTTGGTTTCATGAGTCGCCGACGCCCTGACGGTGCAGGAGCAATCCGCCCAGCACGAAGGCGAGGACGAAGATCGCGCCGATCCATAGATGCAGCCAGGGACCGGCAAGGAAATAGGCGGCAAGGCTGAGAACGGTCCCGCCAACGCCAAGTATTGTAAAAAGCGGCCCTTGCCACACGCCGATGACGACATAGCCCATCATCATCAGCGTGGACCAGAATACGGCCAGTCGATCATGTCCGGCCGGCGCCAGCAGATATGACCACGCGACGCCGTAAGCGCAGAGCACAACCAGACTTGCGACCACCCGCAGAGCAGCGGGGTCGGCTTGGCGCGCGTCCTGCGCGCGACGGAAGGCTAGAACGCAGGTTGCCACCAGACCGACGCCATCGACGCTATACCAGATCGCCCCGGATCGGTCGGGAAAAGCTTGATTGAGCGCCGCGCCAATCGCGACCAAAGCTCCCCAAAGAATAAGGAATGCGCTGGCGCGCCGATAGGTGAGCGCGGTCCTCGTCCGCCGTTCGACGGCTGCGATTTCCGCGAGTGCGGCGGTGGCCTGATCTTGGATGTCCATGGCTGACCTCCTATACAGAGGACTCTGTAGCACAGAGTCGTGCGCATTGCAATGTTCGACGTCGTCCGCGATCCAAATCTCTACTTGTGGAAAGAGGAACCAACCCGTCGCAAGGCGGGTTGATTCGCACCCAGAAATTCAGAGAGGGAGCAGGATCAGGCTGGTTCCCAGGCGCGCTTCGAGGCGAGCTTTTCCACCTGAGCGCCGGCGCGCAGCCGCGCAGGGCGGTTTTCTAGGCCGCTCCAGTAGGCCTCGAATTCCGGACGCTTCTCAAGCGCGCCAAAGCGCAAACCGAAGCCGATCATCGACCCGACATAGATGTCGGCGGCTGTGAATTTCTCTCCGGCAATATACCGGCGATCTGCTACAGCCTTTGCAAGGGTGTCGATTACAGTGGCGTAAGAGCCATAGCCGAAGCGTCCCTGCATTTCCGGCGTCGGATCCCAGCCGACGGCGTGATTGCCCATAGCCGCTTCCACGCAGCCAGCGGCGAAAAAGAGCCAGCGATAGTATTCGCCGCGCTCGGCGGGCGTCGGCGCGAGCCCGGCTTCAGGGAAAGCATCGGCGAGATAGGCGCAAATGGCAGCCGTTTCGGTCACCACCGTGTCGCCGTGTTTGATGGCCGGGACTTTGCCCATTGGATTGATGGCCAGATACTCCGGCGCCTTTATCGAGGTTCCATATTCCCTGACTTCGATCGAATAAGGAACGCCGATTTCCTCCAGCATCCAATGCACGATCATGCCGCGGGACTGAGGATTGGTGTAGAATATGAGTTCCTTTGCCATGGCTTCTCCTTTGACCTCGTTTGAGGCACGGCGACGATAAGCCAGCATGCTGTCAGTTCCTGTCAGCATGCTTTGCCGCCATTGCTTCAAAAGCGTCTGTCTGCGCTGCGGCGGCGCATCGTTCAGGATTTCAGCCACCTCGATACGATCCGCGCGAAAATGGCGGAAGGCCGCCCGCAACTCGCACCAGCCTGCAAGAATGCGAGTCGATTCGAAAAAACCGAGCGCCACGGGCCAAATGACCCGCTCGGTTCGTGAGCCCTTTTCGTCTCGATAGGAAATCGCGAGCTTGCGTTGATCGCGCAGCGCCCGGCGCAGCAGCTTGAGATCGACATGGTGAGGATGCTCCCATCCCGGGCCGACGAGAAGCGCCTCGTCATTCAGCTTGGCCGTCAGATCCTCAGGGAGAACCGCCGAGAGCTTCGCAACAGCATTGCGGGCCGCCTCGGAAAGCGCGTCGTCAGTGCGGCGCGCCACCCATTTCGCGCCCAAAGCGAGCGCCTCTATCTCTTCCTCTGAGAACATAAGGGGCGGCAAGAGAAACCCGGGCCGCAGGACATAGCCGACGCCCGCCTCTCCTTCGATTTCAGCCCCCATCGCCTGTAAGGCGGCAATGTCCCGATATAGCGTGCGCAATGAGACGCCTGCCTCGCGCGCGAGCTCCGCCCCGCTTACCGGTCGGCGACGGCGACGCAGTGCCTGCAAGATATCAAACAATCGATGGGTGCGGGACATGGGCCAGGATTTTGAGCCTCATACACGGATGCGATCCGTTAAGCCTTGATCATGGCAAAAAAATTCTTGGAAGACCACCTTAGCGGCATGATTCTGCATCGATTCTGACCGCCGTTCCCGGTGCAGAAAACGCGCTTTACGCCTGGGACTTCCGTCCAAAACCACGCGTTTGCAATATCTGTCAAAAAGCCGTCATCCAATTACGAGATTGCGCGCACTAAATGCGCGGTCAAGGCCGAAGCAAGGAGGCCGCCGGGAACCACGACCACCTTTACCTTGCCGTCATTGAGCATCAGGCCGCGCATTACGACTTTTTCGACGTGGCGAGCGAAATTATTCAGGATTGCTTGTCAGCCCCCGCGCTGCTGTTCTTCCGAATGCGTGGTTCAGCATCTAATATCAGCCGCACTTGACGCCCCTTGGCCCCATCCGTGAATTCGACCTCCGTTTTGCGGTCGCCGAAGGCGTATTCGATGAGCTTTTGCGGGACAATATTTGTGTGGGTCGCCTCGAAATCGAAGCCCATGCTACCATCCTTCGCCTTCATCCGTGAGGAGAAAGCGCCGCCTTCGCGAAATTCGACAGACGCGGTCGTGATGCTTCAATTGCTGTCAATTTGACGAGGTAGGGGGCAACGAAGGTTCCCGACCGCTCAAGAGGTGGTCCGGGTGTATGGTCGGCGCGCCTAGACGCGAAGCCCACAATATTCGGATGTTGACGAGGCGGTTCTGGTGCGGACAGTGCGAGCGGGGCATAATTGCCGGGCGAGGAGAAGCACGGGTGCTCGGTAACCGCGATGCTGAGTGATCTTTTCTGGCGCTCGCCATGCAGAAGCATCTCGTGGCTTGCGGGCGGCTTTGAAGTCGGTCGTAGCACGATCAACCGTCGGGTGCTCGGGACTGAACTCTTCAGAAAAACGTGCAGAGAGATTGAGATGAGCGATGTAATGCGACACTACGATGATTTCTTGGCGCCACATTATTCATGGATGGTCGACCTCTCACTCACAGACAAGATTGCGGAACAGCAATCGCTCCTGGCAATGTTAGGACTTCCTGGGAACGTGCGCGGGTTCGCCGTAGATTTGGGCTGCGGACCGGGATACCAGTCGTTCGCGCTAGCGAATATGGGTTACGAAGCCGTAATCGCCATCGACACGAGTCGTTTCTTGCTCGACGAGCTGGAGGCCGCGCGCGGGCCTGCACCTGTAAAAGCGGTTCACGCAGATCTGCGCGCGTTTTCGAAATTTGTAACGCCCTCGGGGGCAGACGCGATCGTCTGTATGGGCGACACTCTTACCCATCTGGAAACCAGGGCGGACGTGACTAAGCTCTTCCAGGATGCCTTTGAGCACCTGGCGCCCGAGGGGCGCTTCGTGCTTACCTTTCGCGATCTTTTGACCGAACTGAAAGGATTGGACCGATTTCTGCCAATCCGTGCCGACGACGGTCGCATCATGACCTGCGTATTGGATTACGAACCGGATACCGTAGTTGTCAACGACCTGGTCCATGTCCGCGACGGACAAACTTGGACTTTCCAGAAGAGTAGCTACCGGAAATTGCGTCTCTCGCCAGCGGACTTGGCTCTTGAGTTGCAGGAAATCGGGTTCCGCGTCGGCCACAACGCAGTCCTCGGAGGGATGCACGCTATATCTGCTAGCAAGCCGCAACTACGGGACCGGTAGGACTTCTTTCGCGCCGCGAACAGGCATTGTTGTGGAATCTGAGGTCTGCTTGTTGCATGGATGGCTGGGAGTCTGGCTTTTAGGGATTGTCAGCGCAAAGGGTTTCCAATTTTTGTGTCGGGAGCGACCTATGCCATTCAAGCTTCATTCGAAGGGCAGACGCAACATTGCCTGCCAGCGTCATCGGGTCATGAACTGGCGCGAGTAAGGGTTCAGTTCATGGCCGGTGTCGTTTTTCGTGGCCCGCATTTCCGTTGCGGCGCGAAGTGCGTCGGAGACGCGCCTGGCTGTGCGCTCGTCATTGGTCGCGAAGGACATGCTCCCACATCACCGGGCGGTCGAGCCGTTCGTTCTTTTCTCCGTCGTCACGCGTTTCACGCGTGAGCATTTTCACGCAATGGGCGCAGCCATTGATCTGGTAACCTCAATATAATTGACGTGCTTGCCAGCGGCCATGAAGCATTGCTCCTGTCGAAATGGGTTACGCCTCTATGACCGACGAGCCCTCCGGTTTCTGACGCCTCAGCACGGCTCTGGCGAGTTTTTTTTGTCGCAAAGGTGACTTCATCACGTCTATCTGCCTTGTCGCCGCCATAGGTTAGTGGGCGTTATGAGGCTGGATTCTAGTCGGGCAAATTGGCGGCGATTTGTTCGAGAAGATACTTAGTGCCCTCGCGGCGCGATTCGTTGCCGTCGTGACCGTCGATAAAGACCGCCTGTTCGGTGATCCGCAGCTCAGTCTTGCTCCCTTGGGGCGTCAATTCGATGGTCGCAAGGGACACCGACATGAAGACGCCGTCGACGTGCATGTCATAGACGTAGACCAAACGCTCGTTTCGCACGATCTCGTGATAGCGCGCCACGAACTTGGTTTCGGGACCGTTCGGGAATTTCCCGTGCGCGATCTCCTGGCCGCCTGGGCGGAAATCCAGCTCGCGTTTGATCTCCTGCCATCCCCCTGGCCCAACGAACCAGCGCGCCTTGGATGCGGGGTCAGCGAAGGCCTTGAACACGCGGGCCGGCGACGCATCGTAGACGCGTTCGACGGTGAAGGATCCGTGGATGGCTTTGGTCACGACTTTCTCCGTCTGCGCTTGTTGGATGTAAGGGCGTCCTCGGCAAGCATTTCGCCCAACCGGTCGAGTTGGTTTTCCCAGAAGGTGCGGCGGTCGGTGAGCCAGACTTCGGCGCGCCTGAGCACGTCGGGATCGATCCTGCAAGTCCGCACTCGGCCTTGTTTCTCGGTGCGCAGGAGTCGGCTCTCCTCCAGCACATGTAGATGCTGCATTACCGCCGCCAGCGACATCGACATCGGCGCGGCCAACTCGCTGACTGAGGCAGGACCACGGGTCAGGCGCTCCACGATCGCGCGGCGCGTCGGATCCGCGAGCGCGTGAAACACCAGATCGAGGGAAACTGGTTTGTCAAGCATTTGCTTATGTATTCCGGCAGCCAGATATTAGTCAAGCACATACTTTAGTGTTCGTACGGCGAATCGGTCGACGGGGATCGTATTTGT
It includes:
- a CDS encoding OsmC family protein, yielding MTKQHRYHVRVTWTGNTGSGTANYHGYSRDHEILAGGKPVILGSSDPVFRGDPTKWNPEELLVASVSTCHKLWYLSLCSRAGIVVISYDDHAEGLMLEEPAGSGYFTAIVLRPVIELAKNSNVEAAEELHKKAHEMCFIARSLNCSVEIEPTITRI
- a CDS encoding GNAT family N-acetyltransferase; the encoded protein is MSAQISYAHEPDLTAAQFQNILDASTLSARRPADDLTRLDRMLRNADIVMVARDAGRIVGVSRAITDFAYCCYLSDLAVHQDYQRQGIGKRLIAETRVAAGEATTLILVAAPLAEGYYPRIGMTHFSSCWAIPRER
- a CDS encoding class I SAM-dependent methyltransferase, yielding MARTNRASVAWVIKFLAVKPGDRVLEIGFGPGVGLEFLAREAPRAKFSGVDVSEEMFRQATARNRGVIDDGLLELRLGSAEHLPFLDGAFDKAFSVNSLQVWTDPAAGLREARRVLKDGGTIAFAFTRHSGQPKDGLVERFGKAGFTDVRIVDGDDCFCVRAMKGDKS
- a CDS encoding winged helix-turn-helix domain-containing protein, which codes for MKPNEVVHQSTRLRIMAALNVLEAREWIEFTRLRAIVDATDGNLGAHLETLARAGYVTIDKQFVGKKPQTRVRATNSGKRAFADHVNFLRSLLSEHLLSKDRSPA
- a CDS encoding HTH domain-containing protein — its product is MSRTHRLFDILQALRRRRRPVSGAELAREAGVSLRTLYRDIAALQAMGAEIEGEAGVGYVLRPGFLLPPLMFSEEEIEALALGAKWVARRTDDALSEAARNAVAKLSAVLPEDLTAKLNDEALLVGPGWEHPHHVDLKLLRRALRDQRKLAISYRDEKGSRTERVIWPVALGFFESTRILAGWCELRAAFRHFRADRIEVAEILNDAPPQRRQTLLKQWRQSMLTGTDSMLAYRRRASNEVKGEAMAKELIFYTNPQSRGMIVHWMLEEIGVPYSIEVREYGTSIKAPEYLAINPMGKVPAIKHGDTVVTETAAICAYLADAFPEAGLAPTPAERGEYYRWLFFAAGCVEAAMGNHAVGWDPTPEMQGRFGYGSYATVIDTLAKAVADRRYIAGEKFTAADIYVGSMIGFGLRFGALEKRPEFEAYWSGLENRPARLRAGAQVEKLASKRAWEPA
- a CDS encoding class I SAM-dependent DNA methyltransferase, giving the protein MSDVMRHYDDFLAPHYSWMVDLSLTDKIAEQQSLLAMLGLPGNVRGFAVDLGCGPGYQSFALANMGYEAVIAIDTSRFLLDELEAARGPAPVKAVHADLRAFSKFVTPSGADAIVCMGDTLTHLETRADVTKLFQDAFEHLAPEGRFVLTFRDLLTELKGLDRFLPIRADDGRIMTCVLDYEPDTVVVNDLVHVRDGQTWTFQKSSYRKLRLSPADLALELQEIGFRVGHNAVLGGMHAISASKPQLRDR
- a CDS encoding SRPBCC family protein: MTKAIHGSFTVERVYDASPARVFKAFADPASKARWFVGPGGWQEIKRELDFRPGGQEIAHGKFPNGPETKFVARYHEIVRNERLVYVYDMHVDGVFMSVSLATIELTPQGSKTELRITEQAVFIDGHDGNESRREGTKYLLEQIAANLPD
- a CDS encoding ArsR/SmtB family transcription factor, yielding MLDKPVSLDLVFHALADPTRRAIVERLTRGPASVSELAAPMSMSLAAVMQHLHVLEESRLLRTEKQGRVRTCRIDPDVLRRAEVWLTDRRTFWENQLDRLGEMLAEDALTSNKRRRRKS